One region of Maylandia zebra isolate NMK-2024a linkage group LG10, Mzebra_GT3a, whole genome shotgun sequence genomic DNA includes:
- the znhit3 gene encoding zinc finger HIT domain-containing protein 3, producing MQLCSVCSERTPKYRCPACKIRYCSLGCYKKHKDTCLPVDKPAPSNPETKTAVSTESWSVDDLLHEDDITDKVPLQRLQMLGQSKELKDLLCNPHLRQLLCSIDGAEHKEDAMKSAMQEPLFMEFSDQCLKIVENDAKSSEDANL from the exons atgcagttatGCAGTGTGTGCAGCGAACGGACTCCAAAATACCGATGTCCAGCCTGCAAAATAAGATA TTGTTCACTTGGCTGTTAcaaaaagcataaag ATACCTGCCTTCCTGTTGACAAGCCTGCCCCTTCAAATCCTGAAACAAAGACTGCTGTGAGCACAG AGTCTTGGAGTGTTGATGATCTTCTGCATGAAGATGACATCACTGACAAAGTTCCTCTGCAGAGGCTCCAGATGTTAG GCCAGTCAAAAGAGCTAAAGGACCTGCTCTGTAATCCTCATCTGAGGCAGTTATTGTGCTCTATAGATGGTGCAGAGCATAAAGAGGATGCAATGAAATCCGCCATGCAGGAGCCGCTGTTTATGGAATTTTCTGATCAGTGCTTGAAAATTGTAGAAAATGATGCAAAATCAAGTGAAGATGCCAACTTGTAA